A window of Armatimonadota bacterium contains these coding sequences:
- a CDS encoding methyltransferase, with translation MGEARGAGGRADHPQVAVLPPLLFAGAFLLGLVVERVRPTPLGPLPLRLLLGALLVAASAALAGAALREFRRAGTPVEVWRPATTLVTTGPYRRSRNPLYLALTLLYLGLGIAVGSLWVLLLLLPVLVILTEGVVKREEAYLERTFGEAYRRYRAATPRWI, from the coding sequence ATGGGGGAGGCGCGCGGCGCCGGCGGACGGGCGGATCACCCGCAGGTGGCCGTGCTGCCGCCGCTGCTCTTCGCCGGCGCCTTCCTGCTGGGGCTGGTGGTGGAGCGGGTGCGCCCGACGCCGCTCGGGCCGCTGCCGCTGCGGCTGCTCCTGGGCGCGCTCCTCGTGGCGGCCTCGGCCGCCCTGGCCGGCGCGGCGCTGCGGGAGTTCCGGCGGGCCGGGACCCCGGTGGAGGTGTGGCGGCCGGCCACGACGCTGGTGACCACCGGCCCCTACCGGCGCTCGCGCAACCCGCTCTACCTCGCCCTGACGCTGCTCTACCTGGGCCTGGGCATCGCCGTCGGCAGCCTCTGGGTACTCCTCCTGCTCCTCCCGGTGCTGGTGATCCTCACCGAGGGCGTGGTCAAGCGCGAGGAGGCCTACCTGGAGCGCACCTTCGGCGAGGCCTACCGCCGCTACCGGGCCGCCACGCCACGCTGGATCTAG
- the hpaE gene encoding 5-carboxymethyl-2-hydroxymuconate semialdehyde dehydrogenase: MQVLPGLETARHYIDGRFTDGVRGETFPTLNPATNEPLARVAAGTPEDVDRAVQAARRAFDEGPWPRLPAADRARILRRIADVIERRADEIARVEVLDTGIPLTQIRQGQVLRAADNFRFFAEMATRIPTEAYPKDGEFLNYVRRVPVGVVGLITPWNTPFMLETWKLAPCLAAGCTCVLKPAEWAPLSAVRLVEAVQEAGVPPGVVNLVHGIGEVAGAALVAHPGVNAISFTGETTTGMEILRTGAATLKRFSMELGGKSPVLVFPDADLERALDAVLVGVYTLNGERCTANSRLLVHESIADAFVERLVRRVAALRLGDPLDPATEVGPLIHPDHWERVHGYVRLGEAEGAHLATGGRRPAGLPQGNYLEPAVFTDVRPSMRIFQEEIFGPVLVVTRFRDETEAVRLANAVRYGLAAYVWTGDVARAHRVAHALEAGMVWVNSHNVRDLRTPFGGMKHSGIGREGGHYSFDFFMEYQTVHVALGTHRIPRLGTGEPLRPTDVRRLGG, encoded by the coding sequence ATGCAGGTCCTGCCCGGTCTCGAGACGGCGCGCCACTACATCGACGGGCGCTTCACCGACGGCGTGCGCGGGGAGACCTTCCCCACGCTGAACCCGGCGACCAACGAGCCGCTCGCTCGGGTGGCGGCGGGCACGCCCGAGGACGTCGACCGGGCCGTGCAGGCCGCCCGCCGCGCCTTCGACGAGGGCCCCTGGCCGCGCCTGCCGGCGGCGGACCGGGCCCGCATCCTGCGGCGCATCGCCGACGTCATCGAGCGGCGCGCCGACGAGATCGCCCGCGTCGAGGTCCTGGACACCGGGATCCCCCTGACGCAGATCCGCCAGGGGCAGGTGCTGCGCGCGGCGGACAACTTCCGCTTCTTCGCCGAGATGGCCACGCGCATCCCCACCGAGGCCTACCCCAAGGACGGGGAGTTCCTCAACTACGTGCGGCGCGTCCCCGTGGGGGTGGTGGGGCTCATCACCCCCTGGAACACCCCCTTCATGCTGGAGACCTGGAAGCTGGCGCCCTGTCTCGCCGCCGGGTGCACGTGCGTCCTCAAGCCGGCGGAGTGGGCGCCGCTGTCGGCCGTGCGCCTGGTGGAGGCGGTGCAGGAGGCGGGCGTCCCGCCGGGGGTGGTGAACCTCGTCCACGGCATCGGCGAGGTGGCGGGGGCGGCGCTGGTGGCCCACCCCGGGGTGAACGCCATCTCCTTCACCGGCGAGACCACCACCGGCATGGAGATCCTGCGCACGGGGGCGGCCACCCTCAAGCGCTTCTCCATGGAGCTCGGCGGGAAGTCCCCGGTGCTGGTCTTCCCCGACGCCGACCTGGAGCGGGCGCTGGACGCCGTGCTGGTGGGCGTCTACACCCTCAACGGGGAGCGGTGCACGGCCAACTCCCGGCTGCTGGTGCACGAGAGCATCGCCGACGCCTTCGTCGAGCGCCTGGTGCGCCGCGTGGCCGCCCTGCGCCTGGGCGATCCGCTGGACCCGGCCACCGAGGTGGGACCGCTCATCCACCCCGACCACTGGGAGCGGGTGCACGGCTACGTCCGCCTGGGCGAGGCGGAGGGGGCGCACCTGGCCACCGGAGGGAGGCGGCCGGCGGGGCTGCCGCAGGGCAACTACCTGGAGCCGGCGGTCTTCACCGACGTGCGCCCGTCGATGCGCATCTTCCAGGAGGAGATCTTCGGCCCGGTGCTGGTGGTGACGCGCTTCCGCGACGAGACCGAGGCGGTGCGATTGGCCAACGCGGTGCGCTACGGGCTGGCCGCCTACGTGTGGACCGGGGACGTGGCCCGGGCCCACCGGGTGGCGCACGCGCTGGAGGCGGGGATGGTCTGGGTGAACTCGCACAACGTGCGCGACCTGCGCACGCCCTTCGGCGGGATGAAGCACAGCGGGATCGGCCGCGAGGGCGGGCACTACTCCTTCGACTTCTTCATGGAGTACCAGACGGTGCACGTGGCGCTCGGCACCCACCGCATCCCCCGCCTGGGGACCGGAGAGCCGCTGCGCCCCACGGACGTGCGGCGGCTGGGCGGCTGA
- the dapA gene encoding 4-hydroxy-tetrahydrodipicolinate synthase — protein sequence MLRGSLVPLVTPFRDGQIDHAAFDDLIEWQIASGTHGLVIGGTTGEPTSLSLEEREFLIERAVRRVRGRVPVIAGTGTNNLDETLRLTAFARRAGADAVLVVVPSYVRPSQEGLYRYFSAVAAAADLPVILYNIPGRTAMNLDVETMARLADAHRNIVGVKEANKDFEHITRVFHRLGSRLAVYSGIELFCFPLLALGGAGHVSATGNVLPREVARLYDLAAAGRWEEARELHTYLVPMNEALFLETNPVPAKTALGLMGRIRPEVRPPLAPLGPASEARLRAVLEQYGLLAAAPVSGG from the coding sequence GTGCTGCGAGGGTCCCTGGTCCCCCTGGTGACGCCCTTCCGGGACGGGCAGATCGACCACGCCGCGTTCGACGACCTCATCGAGTGGCAGATCGCCAGCGGCACCCACGGCCTGGTCATCGGCGGTACCACGGGGGAGCCGACCTCGCTCTCCCTGGAGGAGCGGGAGTTCCTCATCGAGCGCGCCGTCAGGCGGGTGCGCGGCCGGGTGCCGGTGATCGCCGGCACGGGGACGAACAACCTCGACGAGACGCTGCGCCTCACCGCCTTCGCCCGGCGGGCCGGCGCGGACGCGGTCCTCGTCGTCGTCCCCTCCTACGTGCGCCCCTCCCAGGAGGGGCTGTACCGCTACTTCTCCGCCGTCGCGGCCGCCGCCGACCTGCCCGTGATCCTCTACAACATCCCCGGCCGCACCGCCATGAATTTGGACGTGGAGACGATGGCCCGGCTGGCCGACGCGCACCGGAACATCGTCGGGGTCAAGGAGGCCAACAAGGACTTCGAGCACATCACCCGGGTCTTCCACCGGCTGGGGTCGCGCCTGGCCGTCTACTCGGGGATCGAGCTCTTCTGCTTCCCCCTGCTGGCCCTGGGCGGCGCCGGGCACGTCAGCGCCACCGGCAACGTGCTGCCGCGCGAGGTGGCGCGCCTGTACGACCTGGCCGCGGCGGGGCGCTGGGAGGAGGCGCGCGAACTGCACACCTACCTCGTGCCGATGAACGAGGCCCTCTTCCTGGAGACCAACCCGGTGCCGGCGAAGACGGCGCTGGGGCTCATGGGGCGCATCCGGCCGGAGGTGCGGCCGCCGCTGGCCCCGCTCGGGCCCGCCAGCGAGGCGCGGCTGCGCGCCGTGCTGGAACAGTACGGGCTGCTGGCGGCGGCCCCGGTGAGCGGCGGCTGA
- a CDS encoding branched-chain amino acid ABC transporter permease — protein sequence MTLEQQIAQFIASGLVNGAIYALLGLGLVVIASVTRVVNVAQGEFAAFGALLAASAVGAGVPLWAALLLAVAAATALGAGMHLVAIRPVRGASALTLLIVTIAAHLTLRGLLLLLWGTNPYSLPPFVTGPPVRVAGAVVTRQALWVLGAVAVILAAAYLFFSRTLRGKSLRACAVNPTAARLAGISVDRMGTLAFAIAGGLGGLAGVLITPLTLATYDMGLILGLKGFVGAVVAGMTSYPLTVVATLAFGVVESLGAGLISSNYRDAIAFGVLIAVLLARALAALREGVLIGEEAAQE from the coding sequence ATGACTCTGGAGCAGCAGATCGCCCAGTTCATCGCCAGCGGCCTGGTGAACGGGGCCATCTACGCCCTGCTGGGGCTCGGTCTCGTGGTCATCGCCAGCGTCACCCGCGTGGTGAACGTGGCCCAGGGGGAGTTCGCCGCCTTCGGGGCGCTGCTGGCCGCGAGCGCGGTCGGGGCCGGCGTCCCGCTGTGGGCCGCGCTCCTGCTGGCCGTGGCCGCCGCCACCGCGCTCGGCGCCGGGATGCACCTGGTGGCCATCCGCCCCGTGCGCGGCGCCAGCGCCCTCACCCTGCTCATCGTCACCATCGCCGCCCACCTGACGCTGCGCGGCCTCCTGCTGCTGCTGTGGGGCACCAACCCCTACAGCCTGCCCCCCTTCGTCACCGGCCCGCCGGTGCGGGTGGCGGGCGCCGTCGTGACGCGCCAGGCGCTGTGGGTGCTGGGCGCGGTGGCGGTCATCCTGGCCGCCGCCTACCTCTTCTTCAGCCGGACGCTGCGCGGCAAGTCGCTGCGGGCCTGCGCGGTGAACCCCACCGCCGCGCGCCTGGCCGGCATCAGCGTCGACCGCATGGGCACGCTGGCCTTCGCCATCGCCGGGGGGCTCGGCGGCCTGGCCGGGGTGCTCATCACGCCACTGACGCTGGCCACCTACGACATGGGGCTCATCCTCGGGCTCAAGGGCTTCGTCGGGGCGGTGGTGGCCGGCATGACCTCCTACCCGCTGACCGTGGTGGCCACGCTGGCCTTCGGCGTGGTGGAGTCGCTGGGGGCCGGGCTCATCTCCTCCAACTACCGCGACGCCATCGCCTTCGGGGTGCTCATCGCCGTCCTGCTGGCGCGGGCCCTGGCGGCCCTGCGCGAGGGGGTCCTCATCGGCGAGGAGGCGGCCCAGGAGTGA
- a CDS encoding branched-chain amino acid ABC transporter ATP-binding protein/permease — translation MSETVAARRPIAWSRDRTALAALLAGLVLLPWVVAGRVSLSIFLFIGLNALIAIGLTLLGGYAGQVSLGQAAFYGVGAYVSAITTLRYGVDPWLGMACAVAGAALLAWVVGAPVLILRGHYLVLGTLALNVVVDVLFRNLQPLTGGPSGLTGIPPLALGPVVLAGDRALYYLSWAAVLGALALSRNLVRSRVGRALAAVRGSEVVAATLAVNPASYKGRVFALSAAFAGLAGSLYVHWLSFVNPTPFAFEFSIALLVMSVLGGIAHLPGAVLGAAVLTILREALRTVLPRFFRAGASAEYEIIVFGVLLAAVVIFWPQGLWPFVLRLLRLERVTAGAAGPAGDVTAPSDLAATPGAAAPSVLTEERGEVAVVHPGDAASRSRARGGDDPLIAVEHLTKRFGGLLAVDDVTFAVPPGEIYAIIGPNGAGKTTVFNLISGVLRPTAGRIALDGLRLDRLPAYAVAAAGVARTFQTPHIVPDLTVAENVMLGLHRHLHSGFVVSMLGLAAAEEAAAYRQSLACLERVGLAHLAGARAGALPFGAQRLVELARALAAQPRLLLLDEPASGLSAAERAALVALIRRIRADGATVLLVEHDVGLVMGLADRVLVLNYGRAIAEGPPQAVQQDPQVIAAYLGEPAPAGAGGGKPS, via the coding sequence GTGAGTGAGACGGTCGCGGCGCGCCGGCCCATCGCCTGGTCGCGCGACCGGACGGCGCTGGCCGCCCTGCTGGCGGGGCTCGTCCTCCTCCCCTGGGTCGTGGCCGGGCGGGTGTCGCTCAGCATCTTCCTCTTTATCGGGCTCAACGCCCTCATCGCCATCGGGCTCACCCTGCTGGGCGGGTACGCCGGGCAGGTCTCGCTCGGCCAGGCGGCCTTCTACGGGGTCGGCGCCTACGTCTCGGCCATCACCACGCTGCGCTACGGGGTGGACCCCTGGCTGGGGATGGCCTGCGCCGTGGCCGGCGCGGCGCTGCTGGCCTGGGTCGTGGGCGCCCCCGTCCTCATCCTGCGCGGCCACTACCTGGTGCTGGGCACCCTGGCCCTGAACGTGGTCGTGGACGTCCTCTTCCGCAACCTGCAGCCCCTGACCGGCGGGCCCAGCGGGCTCACCGGCATCCCGCCGCTCGCGCTCGGGCCCGTCGTCCTGGCGGGGGACCGCGCCCTCTACTACCTGAGCTGGGCGGCGGTGCTCGGGGCCCTGGCGCTGAGCCGCAACCTGGTGCGCTCGCGGGTGGGCCGGGCGCTGGCGGCGGTGCGGGGGAGCGAGGTGGTGGCCGCCACCCTGGCGGTCAACCCGGCCAGCTACAAAGGGCGGGTCTTCGCCCTCAGCGCCGCCTTTGCCGGGCTGGCCGGCAGCCTCTACGTCCACTGGCTGAGCTTCGTAAACCCCACCCCCTTCGCCTTCGAGTTCTCCATCGCCCTGCTGGTGATGAGCGTGCTCGGGGGGATCGCCCACCTGCCGGGGGCGGTGCTGGGGGCCGCCGTGCTGACGATCCTGCGCGAGGCCCTGCGCACGGTGCTGCCGCGCTTCTTCCGTGCGGGCGCCTCGGCGGAGTACGAGATCATCGTCTTCGGGGTGCTGCTGGCGGCGGTGGTGATCTTCTGGCCGCAGGGGCTGTGGCCGTTCGTCCTGCGCCTGCTGCGGCTGGAGCGGGTCACTGCCGGCGCGGCAGGACCGGCCGGGGATGTCACCGCGCCCTCGGACCTGGCGGCAACCCCGGGCGCCGCCGCACCGTCGGTCCTGACGGAGGAGCGGGGCGAGGTGGCGGTCGTGCACCCCGGCGATGCGGCCTCGCGCTCCCGCGCCCGAGGCGGCGACGATCCCCTCATCGCCGTCGAGCACCTGACCAAGCGCTTCGGGGGGCTTCTGGCCGTGGACGACGTTACCTTCGCCGTGCCCCCGGGCGAGATCTACGCCATCATCGGCCCCAACGGCGCCGGCAAGACCACCGTCTTCAACCTGATCTCGGGCGTGCTGCGCCCGACCGCCGGCCGCATCGCGCTGGACGGCCTGCGCCTCGACCGGCTGCCCGCCTACGCCGTGGCCGCCGCCGGGGTGGCGCGCACCTTCCAGACGCCGCACATCGTCCCCGACCTCACCGTAGCCGAGAACGTCATGCTGGGACTGCACCGCCACCTGCACAGTGGCTTCGTCGTCTCCATGCTGGGGCTGGCCGCCGCCGAGGAGGCCGCCGCCTACCGGCAGAGCCTGGCCTGCCTGGAGCGGGTCGGGCTGGCCCACCTGGCCGGGGCGCGCGCCGGCGCGCTGCCCTTCGGCGCGCAGCGCCTCGTCGAGCTGGCCCGCGCCCTGGCCGCGCAGCCGCGCCTCCTCCTGCTGGACGAGCCCGCCTCCGGGCTCAGCGCGGCGGAGCGGGCGGCGCTGGTGGCGCTGATCCGCCGCATCCGCGCCGACGGCGCCACCGTGCTGCTGGTGGAGCACGACGTGGGGCTGGTGATGGGGCTGGCGGACCGGGTCCTGGTGCTGAACTACGGGCGGGCCATCGCCGAGGGGCCGCCCCAGGCGGTGCAGCAGGACCCCCAGGTGATCGCCGCCTACCTGGGCGAGCCCGCCCCGGCCGGCGCCGGCGGAGGGAAGCCGTCGTGA